GGCGCAGCCGAGCGCTTCGATACGCGCGCGTGACGGCGGATGGCTGTCGGTCGGGTGCGCGGCTTTGTGCTCCAGATAAGCCTGGATATCGCCAAAGCCCTCTTCGCGCAGGCGGGTCACCAGCGCGGCCACCAGATCCTCAAAGCCCGGTTTGCCGTTAAAGAAATCCTCGAGCGTATTGTTCAGCGGCTCGCTGACGGCGGAAATACGCAGCAGCGATGACGCCAGCGCCTGCGGGGAGCTGGCGCGCGCGCCCATCTCATCGGCGGCGTGCTCGCGGATGCGGCTCCAGTGACTCACCGTTTCATGCAGTTGCTCGATAAAATAGACGCCCATATAGAGCGACGGGTAAAGCACCACATGATCGATAAACGGCGCGCTCTGCTGGTTTTGCGCCATGGTATTGATGCTGTTGGTAATGCCCGCGTACAGCGGCGCGAAGCGCAGGCTGTATTGCGTATCCTGGCCTGCGAAGTGGCCCAGTTCGTGGCCGATGACCGCGCAGGTTTCGTCTTTATCGAGCAGCGCCGCCCAGGTGAGCGGGAAATAGAGCGTCTGGCCGGTCAGCAGCGGGCCGTCTTCCAGCTGCACGCTGTTGGCGGTGACATAAAAGCCTTCCAGCATCCCGACCACGATGTTATCCGGCATCATCGCCCCGGTTTTCTGCGACAGCGCTTCCACCATGCTCCAGAGCGCGGGCGCCTGTTCGCGGGTCAGATTATAGCCCACCACCTCATTCGGCTCCGGCTGGAACAGCGCGAAGCAGCGGCGGATGCTGCCGAGGCTTTTATAAAGCACCCAGAGAATACCGAACAGGATCACCAGCGCGAACAGCATCACTTTGATGCCGCCGGCGTTCATTTTGTAATGCGTGGCGAACCAGAGCGTCTCATAGCCGACGACCGCGAACAGCGCCAGGCCGCAGCAAACGATTTGCGACACCATCAGCCACGGCAGTAGTTTGCGGCATTTATCAAATGCATGTACCAGCGCATCCTGCGACTGCTTCGCGATGGTCACGCTGCGCCGACACAGCGCGATCGCCCCGGCGTTCAGCACCATGCACAGCAGCGCCAGCCCGACGGCGAAAGACGCCAGCCCGCTCTGGGTGCGCGCCAGCATGATCTGGCCCGCGTATTCGTTCTGAACGCTCCGTTCGCTCTCAATGACTTCTGTGGCGGGAACGCGGTAGTTTTTCCCGTCGCTGGTGAATTCAATGATCGCTTTCGGATCCTGCTTCAGCGCGTCGCTCGCCGTCTGAATCAGGCTGTTTGAGCTGTCGACGCTCTCCAGAATGTCGCTGACGCGCCAGTGCTGCCAGACGGCATAGCAGGCCACCAGCAGCGGCACCAGAAAAAGATAAGCGAGATGCTTCCTGTTCATTGTTACGTCGTTTCCTTGTTAATCCATCCAGAATTGAGGTGTGGCCTCAGGTGAACGGGGCCTTTGTGGCCCCTGATTTTTATTGAAAGTCTTTGATCTCATGCTCGGCGACAGAAGCGCTGAGATAGGTATCCAGCAGTTCAGCGAGTTGCTCTTGCGAAACAGGCGCGCCGCTGGCGTCTCTGAGCTTGCCGTAAGCCGTCACGTAAAAGAAAGGTTCGGTCGAGGAGCAGTGCGTATAGGTAAGCCAGCGATTATCAGTACGCTTCGGCGGCTCATAGCCTTCTTTATAGGTAAAACCAATCCGCAAGCCGCGGCGGGTTTTAAAAAACGCATAGCCCGTGAGCGCCGCCAGCGGCACCGGAGCGCCCAGCATATGAAAGCTGACGCTGCCGTGGCGCAGAACCATGACGGGCTGCTTGCCTCGCTTCCAGACCTTTATAACGCGACGCAGGCCAAGCCCGGCGATGACAGCACACGCCAGCAACAGTCCCATCAGGGTATAACTCTTGTCATTGGGGGGGAATGTCAGGTCGGGATTAAACAGTCCGCTCAGCGTGGCATAGAGGAAGTACAAAAAGACCAGCAGTCCCCCGATAGCAATTTTAGGGCGTGCGTAGATAACGGTCTCTTTGGCGGCACGGTTTAAAACGGTTTCCAGAGACTGTTTATAGTTATCGCGGTATTGCGTGATTTCGCCGGTCAGTTCAGCGCTAAGGGTGCGGCAAAGCGCCTGAAAATCGTTAACCAGCAGAAATAAATGCGCGAAGGAATCGCCTGTCACCGGACGCGCGGCAATCACGGCCGCCTCATCGGTTGTGCAGCCTAACGCCTCAATACGCGCCCGACAGCTGGGGTGCGTGTCGTAGGGATGCGCCGTTTCGTTCTCCAGAAATGCCCGCGGATCGGGCAAGGGCAACGTCTGAAGATGGGCGAGCAAAGCGGCGACAACGTCATCAGGCGTAACACGCGCGTGATAAACCTCATTCAGATATTCATCTACCGGATTGCTGAGTGCAGCGATACGCAGCAGCGACGAGGAGAGCGCCAGCGGCGTGCTTGCCTTCGCGCCCATTTCATCGGCCCCATGCTCGCGGCGCTGGCGCCAGTACATGACCGTATCGTGGAACTGTCCGAGCACATAGTAGCAACTGCTCATCGCCGTATTAAAATCGACGTTCATGTATCCGGGCGCGTTTTTTCTTAAGCCGAACACAGCGTCAATACTGCTGCTAAATCGCGCGTAAAGCGGCGCAAAGCGAAGGCTATATTCCGTATCTTTCCCCGCAAAATGCCCAAGCTCATGCCCTAACACGGCGTCAATTTCCGCTTCATT
This DNA window, taken from Cronobacter universalis NCTC 9529, encodes the following:
- a CDS encoding M48 family metallopeptidase, encoding MNRKHLAYLFLVPLLVACYAVWQHWRVSDILESVDSSNSLIQTASDALKQDPKAIIEFTSDGKNYRVPATEVIESERSVQNEYAGQIMLARTQSGLASFAVGLALLCMVLNAGAIALCRRSVTIAKQSQDALVHAFDKCRKLLPWLMVSQIVCCGLALFAVVGYETLWFATHYKMNAGGIKVMLFALVILFGILWVLYKSLGSIRRCFALFQPEPNEVVGYNLTREQAPALWSMVEALSQKTGAMMPDNIVVGMLEGFYVTANSVQLEDGPLLTGQTLYFPLTWAALLDKDETCAVIGHELGHFAGQDTQYSLRFAPLYAGITNSINTMAQNQQSAPFIDHVVLYPSLYMGVYFIEQLHETVSHWSRIREHAADEMGARASSPQALASSLLRISAVSEPLNNTLEDFFNGKPGFEDLVAALVTRLREEGFGDIQAYLEHKAAHPTDSHPPSRARIEALGCAIDDTLIHHATRAVPQDPWENLRLWFAQPEALSGKMTGELAGKAAEHREEFRRELEEVVQQSGEAVTLYSGKKVFFVGGILAVVLFIATVAMLKIVDPFNIQGIADGKIVAIAIGTGLLGLLTCYVLWQQWQKREIPFLTMTPDSLHCRQFAAGIPLSAIEDFSVQTANDTTTVTLIYREGFEPPRAVGGRWKNYTRVKRGKRKLAFVFIGGLREGESRKAYSADMLVELLVRNLNAIHARDALSRFS
- a CDS encoding M48 family metallopeptidase encodes the protein MTKKSFAYLFLLPLAILLFAVLQYHRVATLLDRAEYEQEILVKAEKLVNHNFTGPTEIEYQREGADKAELIDAGNAQTDASIFLSQNKNALSVARPMLYLAYAGLGLSLLYLLTNSALIALGYLGAKKGRRSQHDLVQAFDFCRTWLPFMLAAQVLFLTLSISCLIFYELTGLMSTAKDGSDILAGGYFFLLGIGYIIFIIWRLVKMLSNSFSLFQPEPKPVMGRNLSRDDAPALWARVERLALRLETITPDNIVAGLTENFYVTANPVRLNTGEILTGQTLYFSLPWASLLNEAEIDAVLGHELGHFAGKDTEYSLRFAPLYARFSSSIDAVFGLRKNAPGYMNVDFNTAMSSCYYVLGQFHDTVMYWRQRREHGADEMGAKASTPLALSSSLLRIAALSNPVDEYLNEVYHARVTPDDVVAALLAHLQTLPLPDPRAFLENETAHPYDTHPSCRARIEALGCTTDEAAVIAARPVTGDSFAHLFLLVNDFQALCRTLSAELTGEITQYRDNYKQSLETVLNRAAKETVIYARPKIAIGGLLVFLYFLYATLSGLFNPDLTFPPNDKSYTLMGLLLACAVIAGLGLRRVIKVWKRGKQPVMVLRHGSVSFHMLGAPVPLAALTGYAFFKTRRGLRIGFTYKEGYEPPKRTDNRWLTYTHCSSTEPFFYVTAYGKLRDASGAPVSQEQLAELLDTYLSASVAEHEIKDFQ